One Pseudomonas sp. FP1742 genomic window carries:
- a CDS encoding NAD-dependent succinate-semialdehyde dehydrogenase — translation MSPAALQLFRQQAYIDGQWLDAPDGACQDIFNPATGELIGRVPNLGAAQARQAIDAANNAWPAWRALTAKERSQTLKRWHALMLEHADALAEILTLEQGKPLAEAKDEILYAASFIEWFAEEAKRIYGDTIPSHKADARIVISKEPIGVVAAITPWNFPAAMITRKAGPALAAGCPCIVKPAPETPFSALAMAALAEQAGIPAGIFNVITGDAVAIGGELTASPLVRKLSFTGSTAIGKLLMAQCAPTLKKVSLELGGNAPFIVFDDADLERAVEGALIAKFRNAGQTCVCANRFLVQSGIHDAFATRLAERVAQLNVGSGFEEGINQGPLINERAVAKVEDHVQDALAQGAQLLCGGDRHALGHGFFQPTVLAGVTGEMKVAQEETFGPLAAVFRFDTEAEAVHLANDTEFGLAAYCYTRDLGRAWRMSEALEYGMVGINEGLISTEVAPFGGIKSSGLGREGSKYGIEDYLELKYTLMGGLDDFGSTQR, via the coding sequence ATGAGCCCAGCAGCCTTGCAACTGTTCCGCCAGCAGGCCTACATCGACGGCCAATGGCTGGATGCGCCCGATGGCGCCTGTCAGGACATTTTCAACCCGGCCACCGGCGAGCTGATCGGCCGAGTGCCGAACCTCGGTGCCGCCCAAGCTCGTCAGGCGATCGACGCCGCCAACAACGCTTGGCCGGCCTGGCGCGCACTGACCGCCAAAGAACGCAGCCAGACGCTCAAACGCTGGCACGCACTGATGCTCGAGCACGCCGATGCCCTGGCAGAAATCCTCACCCTGGAACAAGGCAAGCCCCTGGCCGAGGCCAAGGATGAAATCCTCTACGCTGCGAGTTTCATCGAGTGGTTCGCTGAAGAAGCCAAGCGCATCTACGGCGACACCATTCCCAGTCACAAAGCCGATGCGCGCATCGTGATCAGCAAGGAACCGATCGGTGTCGTCGCTGCCATTACCCCATGGAATTTTCCGGCGGCGATGATCACCCGCAAGGCCGGCCCGGCGCTGGCAGCCGGTTGCCCATGCATCGTCAAACCGGCACCGGAGACGCCCTTCTCGGCGCTGGCCATGGCCGCGTTGGCGGAACAGGCCGGGATTCCAGCGGGCATTTTCAACGTGATCACCGGTGACGCAGTGGCCATCGGTGGCGAACTGACTGCCAGCCCATTGGTGCGCAAACTGTCATTCACCGGCTCCACTGCGATTGGCAAACTGCTGATGGCTCAGTGCGCGCCGACGCTGAAGAAAGTCTCGCTGGAACTGGGGGGCAACGCGCCCTTCATCGTGTTCGACGATGCCGACCTGGAGCGAGCCGTGGAAGGCGCGCTGATCGCCAAGTTCCGCAATGCCGGGCAGACCTGCGTCTGCGCCAATCGCTTCCTGGTGCAGAGCGGCATTCATGATGCTTTTGCCACGCGACTGGCCGAACGTGTGGCGCAACTGAACGTGGGCAGCGGTTTCGAAGAAGGCATCAACCAGGGGCCGTTGATCAACGAACGCGCCGTGGCCAAGGTCGAAGACCATGTCCAAGACGCCCTCGCTCAAGGCGCACAGCTGCTTTGCGGTGGCGACCGCCATGCGCTGGGCCACGGTTTCTTCCAGCCAACGGTGCTGGCCGGCGTAACCGGTGAGATGAAAGTCGCTCAGGAAGAAACCTTCGGCCCGCTGGCCGCGGTGTTCCGCTTCGACACCGAAGCCGAGGCCGTGCACCTGGCCAACGACACCGAGTTCGGCCTCGCCGCCTACTGCTACACCCGCGACCTCGGTCGCGCCTGGCGCATGAGCGAAGCACTGGAGTACGGCATGGTCGGGATCAACGAAGGACTGATTTCCACCGAAGTCGCGCCGTTCGGTGGCATTAAGTCCTCGGGGCTGGGCCGCGAAGGTTCCAAGTACGGCATCGAGGATTATCTGGAACTCAAATACACCCTGATGGGCGGGCTCGACGACTTTGGGAGCACACAACGATGA
- a CDS encoding carboxymuconolactone decarboxylase family protein, which yields MSNEKYEKGLKIRTQVLGEAYVNRSIENADDFTRPLQEMVTEYCWGHVWGREGLSLKERSMINLAMISALNRPHELKLHVRGALRNGLSREQIREILLQVGIYCGVPAAVDSFRLAREAFAEADAEASS from the coding sequence ATGAGCAACGAAAAGTATGAAAAAGGCCTGAAAATCCGCACCCAGGTGCTGGGCGAAGCCTACGTGAACCGCTCCATCGAGAACGCCGACGACTTCACCCGGCCACTGCAGGAAATGGTCACCGAGTATTGCTGGGGCCACGTCTGGGGCCGTGAGGGTTTGTCGCTTAAAGAGCGCAGCATGATAAACTTGGCGATGATTTCGGCCCTCAACCGGCCGCACGAACTCAAGCTGCATGTACGCGGTGCCTTGCGTAACGGGCTGAGTCGTGAACAAATACGCGAAATTCTGCTTCAGGTCGGTATTTATTGCGGTGTCCCCGCTGCCGTAGACAGTTTCCGGCTCGCCCGTGAAGCCTTCGCCGAAGCCGATGCCGAGGCCTCCAGTTAA
- a CDS encoding GntR family transcriptional regulator — MKRLPLDDSFKVNRNPVTLREIVLDKLRSAIMNFQLLPGDRLVERDLCDRLGVSRTSVREALRHLESEGLVEFADAKGPRVAIITLADAVDIYELRCVLEGLIVQLFTLRAKAKDIKALEKALEENRKALKEGELQQVIDSVQGFYDVLLEGSGNHVAATQLRQLQARISYLRATSVSQENRRGSSNQEMERMVEAIKSGDPLAAHQACVDHVRAAAAVALDYLKRKQEETGAIPEITLPIALKEPRIGR, encoded by the coding sequence ATGAAACGCCTGCCACTCGACGACAGCTTCAAGGTCAATCGCAACCCCGTTACCCTGCGCGAAATCGTGCTGGATAAACTGCGAAGCGCCATCATGAACTTCCAGCTCCTGCCGGGAGACCGTCTGGTCGAACGCGATCTGTGCGATCGCCTGGGCGTCAGCCGCACTTCCGTACGTGAAGCCTTGCGTCACCTGGAATCCGAAGGCCTGGTGGAGTTCGCCGACGCCAAGGGCCCACGGGTCGCGATCATCACCCTGGCCGATGCCGTCGATATCTATGAGCTGCGTTGCGTGCTCGAAGGCCTGATCGTTCAGCTGTTCACCCTGCGCGCCAAAGCCAAGGACATCAAGGCCCTGGAAAAAGCCCTGGAAGAAAACCGCAAGGCCCTCAAGGAAGGCGAACTGCAACAGGTCATCGATTCGGTGCAGGGTTTCTACGACGTGCTGCTCGAAGGTTCCGGCAACCATGTCGCCGCCACCCAGCTGCGCCAGTTGCAGGCCCGCATCAGCTACCTGCGGGCGACCTCGGTGTCCCAGGAAAACCGTCGCGGCAGCAGCAACCAGGAAATGGAACGCATGGTCGAGGCGATCAAGAGCGGCGATCCGCTAGCCGCTCACCAGGCTTGCGTCGACCACGTGCGCGCCGCCGCTGCTGTGGCTCTCGATTACCTGAAACGCAAACAGGAAGAAACCGGCGCGATCCCAGAGATCACGCTGCCCATCGCCCTTAAAGAACCGCGCATAGGTCGCTAA
- a CDS encoding NUDIX hydrolase, which produces MFSPSFCPKCGGSDLGQQLPPGDTHERLMCRGCGYIHYINPKIIAGCIIEQDGKYLLCQRAIPPRPGTWTLPAGFMEAGETTEQAALREVWEESGVRAEILSPYSIFSVPKISEVYIIFRAIALEITGQYGPETLDYKFFAPEDIPWDSIYYPAIRQILERYIEERQAGVYGIYIGNDDSGKIHFIR; this is translated from the coding sequence ATGTTCAGCCCGAGCTTTTGTCCGAAGTGTGGCGGCAGTGACCTGGGTCAGCAGCTACCGCCGGGCGATACGCACGAGCGCCTGATGTGCCGCGGTTGCGGCTACATCCATTACATCAATCCGAAAATCATCGCCGGTTGTATCATCGAACAGGACGGCAAGTACCTGCTCTGCCAGCGCGCGATCCCGCCGCGCCCTGGTACCTGGACGCTGCCGGCCGGCTTCATGGAAGCTGGCGAGACCACCGAGCAGGCAGCGCTGCGTGAAGTCTGGGAAGAAAGCGGTGTGCGCGCGGAAATCCTCTCGCCCTACTCGATCTTCAGCGTGCCGAAGATCAGCGAGGTGTACATCATCTTCCGCGCCATCGCGCTGGAGATCACCGGTCAGTATGGGCCGGAAACCCTGGACTACAAATTCTTCGCGCCCGAGGACATTCCCTGGGACAGCATCTATTATCCGGCGATCCGGCAGATCCTCGAACGCTATATCGAGGAACGCCAGGCCGGGGTCTACGGCATCTACATCGGCAACGACGACAGCGGCAAAATTCACTTCATCCGCTGA
- a CDS encoding DUF1330 domain-containing protein has protein sequence MKAYWIAHVDVTDPDQYSQYTQRAPAAFALYGGRMLARGGRSEAMEGRRTPQRSVVIEFDSYEQALACYHSEQYQEAKRHREGVARAEVIIVEGVAP, from the coding sequence ATGAAGGCGTACTGGATTGCTCACGTGGATGTCACCGACCCCGATCAATACAGCCAATACACCCAGCGGGCACCGGCGGCCTTCGCGTTATATGGCGGGCGGATGCTTGCCAGGGGCGGGCGCAGCGAAGCGATGGAAGGTCGCCGCACGCCGCAACGCAGCGTGGTCATCGAATTCGATTCTTACGAGCAGGCGCTCGCCTGTTACCACAGCGAGCAATATCAAGAGGCGAAACGGCACCGCGAGGGCGTGGCTCGGGCCGAAGTGATCATTGTCGAAGGCGTGGCGCCCTAG
- the ribBA gene encoding bifunctional 3,4-dihydroxy-2-butanone-4-phosphate synthase/GTP cyclohydrolase II yields the protein MAFNSIEEIIEDYRQGKMVLLVDDEDRENEGDLLLAADRCTAEAISFMAREARGLICLTLTDEHCQRLGLEQMVPSNGSVFSTAFTVSIEAAVGVTTGISAADRARTVAAAVAADAGPADLVQPGHIFPLRAKEGGVLTRAGHTEAGCDLARLAGFTPASVIVEVMNDDGTMARRPDLEVFARKHGIKIGTIADLIHYRLSTEHTVVRIGERELPTVHGTFRLITFEDRIEGGVHMAMVMGDIRRDEPTLVRVHVIDPLRDLVGAEYNGPSNWTLWAALQRVAEEGRGVVVVLANHESSQALLERVPQLTQPPRQFSRSQSRIYSEVGTGAQILQDLGVGKLRHLGPPLKYAGLTGYDLEVVESIPFTE from the coding sequence ATGGCCTTCAACAGCATCGAAGAAATCATCGAAGACTACCGGCAAGGCAAGATGGTGCTGCTGGTCGATGACGAGGACCGGGAAAACGAAGGCGATCTGCTCCTCGCCGCCGATCGCTGTACCGCCGAGGCTATCAGCTTCATGGCCCGCGAAGCACGGGGCCTGATCTGCCTGACCTTGACCGATGAACACTGTCAGCGCCTGGGGCTGGAGCAGATGGTGCCGAGCAATGGCAGCGTGTTCAGCACCGCGTTCACCGTGTCTATTGAAGCCGCCGTCGGTGTGACCACTGGCATCTCCGCCGCCGACCGTGCACGTACCGTCGCCGCGGCGGTTGCCGCCGATGCCGGGCCCGCCGACCTTGTGCAACCGGGTCATATCTTTCCGTTACGCGCCAAAGAAGGTGGCGTACTGACCCGCGCCGGCCACACAGAAGCCGGTTGTGACCTCGCCCGCCTGGCCGGTTTCACCCCGGCGTCGGTGATTGTCGAAGTGATGAACGACGATGGAACCATGGCCCGTCGCCCGGACCTAGAAGTGTTCGCCCGCAAACACGGGATCAAGATTGGCACCATCGCCGACCTGATCCATTACCGCCTGAGCACCGAACACACAGTGGTGCGCATCGGCGAGCGCGAATTGCCGACGGTGCATGGGACTTTCCGGCTGATCACCTTCGAAGACCGCATCGAAGGCGGCGTACACATGGCGATGGTAATGGGCGACATCCGCCGGGACGAGCCGACGCTGGTGCGGGTGCATGTGATTGATCCGCTGCGTGATCTGGTTGGCGCCGAATACAACGGCCCGTCCAACTGGACACTATGGGCGGCCCTGCAGCGAGTGGCTGAAGAAGGTCGCGGCGTAGTGGTCGTGCTGGCCAATCATGAGTCGTCGCAAGCGCTGTTGGAACGCGTGCCTCAACTCACCCAGCCGCCGCGACAGTTCAGCCGCTCGCAATCGCGCATCTATTCTGAAGTAGGGACCGGAGCGCAGATTCTCCAGGATCTCGGGGTGGGCAAGTTGCGTCATCTCGGCCCACCACTGAAATACGCAGGCTTGACCGGTTACGACCTGGAAGTGGTAGAGAGCATCCCTTTCACCGAATGA
- a CDS encoding ABC transporter substrate-binding protein, which translates to MVLKKSATAILFAGLLATVSHVAMAAESVNFVSWGGTTQDAQKQAWADPFSKATGITVVQDGPTDYGKLKAMVESGNVQWDVVDVEADFALRAASEGLLEPLDFSVIQRDKIDPRFVSDHGVGSFFFSFVLGYNEGKLGANKPQDWSALFDTKTYPGKRALYKWPSPGVLELALLADGVAADKLYPLDLDRAFKKLDTIKKDIVWWGGGAQSQQLLASGEASMGQFWNGRIHALQEDGAPVGVSWKQNLVMADILVIPKGSKNKAAAMKFLANASSAKGQADFSNLTAYAPVNVDSVARLDSVLAPNLPTAYAKDQITLDFAYWAKNGPAIATRWNEWLVK; encoded by the coding sequence ATGGTGTTGAAGAAAAGTGCAACCGCAATACTGTTCGCGGGCTTACTGGCTACGGTCAGCCATGTGGCAATGGCGGCCGAAAGCGTCAACTTCGTCAGCTGGGGCGGTACCACCCAGGATGCGCAGAAGCAGGCCTGGGCCGATCCGTTCAGCAAGGCCACCGGCATCACCGTGGTCCAGGATGGCCCTACCGACTATGGCAAACTCAAAGCCATGGTCGAAAGCGGTAACGTGCAATGGGACGTGGTCGACGTCGAAGCTGACTTCGCCTTGCGCGCAGCCTCCGAAGGTTTGCTCGAACCCCTCGATTTCTCCGTGATCCAGCGCGACAAAATCGACCCGCGCTTCGTCTCCGATCATGGCGTCGGTTCGTTCTTCTTCTCGTTTGTGCTCGGTTACAACGAAGGCAAGCTCGGCGCCAACAAACCTCAGGACTGGTCCGCGCTGTTCGATACCAAGACCTACCCCGGCAAACGCGCCCTCTACAAATGGCCAAGCCCTGGCGTGCTCGAATTGGCGCTTCTGGCCGATGGTGTAGCTGCCGACAAACTCTATCCGCTGGACCTGGATCGGGCCTTCAAGAAGCTCGACACCATCAAGAAAGACATCGTCTGGTGGGGCGGCGGCGCGCAATCGCAACAGCTGCTGGCGTCGGGTGAGGCGAGCATGGGCCAATTCTGGAACGGCCGGATTCATGCCCTCCAGGAAGATGGTGCACCGGTGGGTGTGAGCTGGAAACAGAACCTGGTCATGGCCGACATTCTGGTCATTCCAAAAGGCTCGAAAAACAAGGCCGCGGCCATGAAGTTCCTGGCCAATGCCAGCAGCGCCAAAGGACAAGCTGACTTCTCCAACCTGACCGCCTATGCGCCGGTCAACGTCGACAGCGTGGCACGCCTGGATTCAGTGCTGGCCCCTAACCTGCCGACGGCCTACGCCAAGGATCAGATCACTCTTGATTTCGCGTACTGGGCCAAGAACGGTCCGGCCATCGCGACACGGTGGAACGAATGGCTGGTCAAATGA
- a CDS encoding ABC transporter permease, with translation MKMTATASRQPTPTGSAAGAAGAVPGKAAAMNQSPSLAQRWRGSSNLIPALLFLGLFFLAPLIGLLLRGVLEPVPGLGNYEQLFANSAYARVLINTFSVAGLVTLFSLLLGFPLAWAITLVPRGWGRWMLNIVLLSMWTSLLARTYSWLVLLQASGVINKALMAMGIIDQPLEMVHNLTGVVIGMSYIMIPFIVLPLQATMQAIDPMILQAGSICGASPWTNFFRVFLPLCRPGLFSGGLMVFVMSLGYYVTPALLGGAQNMMLPEFIIQQVQSFLNWGLASAGAALLIVITLVLFYFYLKLQPESPVGASNAR, from the coding sequence ATGAAAATGACGGCAACAGCGTCCCGTCAACCTACACCGACCGGGAGCGCCGCTGGCGCTGCCGGGGCGGTTCCCGGCAAGGCGGCTGCGATGAACCAATCTCCTTCCCTGGCACAGCGCTGGCGCGGGTCGAGCAATCTGATCCCCGCCCTGCTGTTCCTCGGTCTGTTCTTTCTCGCGCCGTTGATCGGCCTGCTGCTGCGGGGGGTGCTGGAGCCGGTACCGGGCCTGGGCAACTATGAACAACTGTTCGCGAACTCGGCTTACGCCCGGGTCTTGATCAACACCTTCTCGGTGGCCGGACTGGTAACGCTGTTCAGCTTACTGCTGGGTTTTCCGCTGGCCTGGGCAATCACGCTGGTGCCCCGTGGCTGGGGCCGCTGGATGCTCAACATCGTGCTGCTGTCGATGTGGACCAGTCTGCTGGCGCGGACCTATTCCTGGCTGGTGCTGTTGCAGGCCTCCGGGGTGATCAACAAAGCGCTGATGGCGATGGGCATCATCGATCAACCCCTGGAAATGGTGCACAACCTGACCGGCGTGGTGATCGGCATGAGCTACATCATGATCCCGTTCATCGTGCTGCCGTTGCAGGCGACCATGCAGGCCATCGACCCGATGATTCTGCAAGCCGGTTCGATTTGCGGTGCCAGCCCCTGGACCAACTTCTTCCGGGTGTTCCTGCCGCTGTGCCGGCCGGGGCTGTTCTCCGGTGGCCTGATGGTGTTCGTGATGTCTCTTGGTTACTACGTGACCCCAGCCCTGCTGGGCGGCGCGCAGAACATGATGCTGCCCGAATTCATCATCCAGCAGGTGCAGTCGTTCCTTAATTGGGGACTGGCCAGCGCCGGCGCAGCCTTGCTGATTGTGATCACGCTGGTGTTGTTCTACTTCTACCTGAAGCTCCAGCCGGAATCCCCGGTTGGCGCCAGCAACGCGAGGTAA
- a CDS encoding ABC transporter permease: MLLTPNAMSRRMRFGLYFTTGLIALFLLLPIVFIVLLSFGSSQWLVFPPPGWTLKWYSQFFSNADWMNAAMASLKVAVLTTICAVALGLPTAFALVRGRFPGREMLYGLFTLPMIVPLVIIAVAVYALFLKLGYTGTMFAFVVSHVIVALPFTIISIINSLKLFDQSIEDAAVICGASRLQAVFKVTFPAIRPGMVAGALFAFLVSWDEVVLSVMMASPTLQTLPVKMWTTLRQDLTPVIAVASTLLIGLSVLVMIIAAAVRRRNQISA; the protein is encoded by the coding sequence ATGCTCCTGACCCCCAATGCCATGAGCCGCCGGATGCGTTTCGGCCTGTACTTCACCACCGGGCTGATCGCGTTGTTCCTGCTGTTGCCGATCGTGTTCATCGTGCTGCTGTCCTTCGGCTCCTCCCAGTGGCTGGTGTTCCCGCCACCGGGCTGGACACTGAAATGGTACAGCCAGTTCTTCTCCAACGCCGACTGGATGAACGCGGCCATGGCCAGTCTCAAGGTGGCGGTGCTGACCACGATCTGCGCCGTAGCCCTGGGCTTGCCGACCGCGTTTGCCCTGGTACGCGGACGCTTCCCTGGCCGGGAAATGCTCTATGGCTTGTTCACCCTGCCGATGATCGTGCCGCTGGTGATCATCGCGGTGGCGGTGTACGCGCTGTTCCTCAAGCTTGGTTACACCGGGACCATGTTCGCTTTCGTGGTCAGCCACGTGATCGTTGCGCTGCCGTTCACCATCATCTCGATCATCAACTCGCTGAAGCTGTTCGATCAGTCGATCGAGGATGCCGCGGTGATCTGCGGTGCCTCGCGCCTGCAAGCGGTGTTCAAGGTGACCTTTCCGGCGATTCGTCCGGGCATGGTCGCCGGTGCGCTGTTCGCGTTCCTGGTGTCCTGGGATGAAGTGGTGCTGAGCGTGATGATGGCCAGCCCGACCCTGCAAACCCTTCCGGTAAAAATGTGGACCACCCTGCGCCAGGACCTGACGCCCGTGATCGCCGTCGCCTCGACGCTGCTGATCGGCCTCTCGGTATTGGTCATGATCATCGCCGCCGCCGTTCGCCGGCGCAATCAAATCAGCGCCTGA
- a CDS encoding ABC transporter ATP-binding protein, which produces MSAVIKDSAQQHDKPLVSLRNLNKYYGDFAAVDNISLDIKDGEFLTFLGSSGSGKSTTLSMLAGFETPSSGEILVNGQSLVNVPPHKRDIGMVFQRYSLFPHLSVRDNIAFPLSIRKLAPAERERRVDAMLKLVQLEQFAHRRPSQLSGGQQQRVAIARALVYEPRILLMDEPLGALDKKLREDLQDELRQLHRRLGITIIYVTHDQEEAMRLSQRIAIFSHGKIVGLGSGYDLYQNPPNAFVASFLGNSNFLKLKAQGNAVASFEGQSLSIRLTAGLQTDQDVLLMVRPEKALALSVEQASQESLAAGWNEVSAKVVEVLFLGESQTCSVVTSGGTSMTVKALSAAGMPLKAGDPVRVRWATADACVYTEWAESDLNKAAGAH; this is translated from the coding sequence ATGAGTGCCGTCATCAAAGATTCCGCGCAGCAGCACGACAAACCACTGGTCAGCCTGCGCAACCTGAACAAGTACTACGGCGATTTCGCCGCCGTGGACAACATCTCGCTGGACATCAAGGACGGTGAATTCCTCACCTTCCTCGGCTCCAGCGGCTCCGGCAAAAGCACCACCTTGTCGATGCTCGCCGGCTTCGAAACCCCGAGCAGCGGCGAGATCCTGGTCAACGGTCAATCGCTGGTAAACGTGCCGCCGCACAAGCGCGACATCGGCATGGTGTTCCAGCGTTATTCGCTGTTCCCACACCTGTCGGTGCGCGACAACATCGCGTTCCCGTTGTCGATCCGCAAACTGGCCCCCGCCGAACGCGAGCGCCGGGTCGATGCCATGCTCAAACTGGTACAGCTTGAGCAGTTTGCCCATCGCCGCCCTTCACAACTCTCCGGTGGTCAGCAACAACGGGTAGCGATCGCTCGCGCGCTGGTCTATGAGCCACGCATCTTGCTGATGGACGAACCCCTCGGCGCCCTGGATAAAAAGCTGCGCGAAGACTTGCAGGACGAACTGCGTCAACTGCATCGGCGGCTCGGTATCACCATCATCTACGTGACCCACGATCAGGAGGAAGCCATGCGTTTGTCTCAGCGCATCGCGATCTTCAGCCATGGCAAGATCGTGGGCCTGGGCAGCGGTTATGACCTGTACCAGAACCCGCCGAATGCGTTTGTCGCTTCGTTCCTCGGCAACTCGAATTTCCTCAAGCTCAAGGCTCAGGGCAATGCGGTGGCTTCGTTTGAAGGCCAGTCGTTGTCGATTCGCCTGACAGCCGGTTTGCAAACCGATCAGGATGTATTGCTGATGGTGCGTCCGGAAAAAGCCCTGGCCCTGAGCGTCGAACAAGCGAGTCAAGAGTCATTGGCGGCGGGCTGGAATGAAGTCTCGGCCAAGGTGGTGGAAGTGCTGTTCCTTGGCGAAAGCCAGACCTGCAGCGTAGTGACCTCGGGCGGCACGTCGATGACCGTCAAGGCCCTTTCTGCGGCCGGCATGCCACTCAAGGCTGGCGACCCGGTGCGCGTGCGCTGGGCGACGGCAGACGCTTGCGTTTATACCGAATGGGCTGAAAGCGATCTGAACAAAGCCGCTGGCGCTCACTGA
- a CDS encoding TerC family protein: MQPMSIGEPWMWVAFIAFVLAMLALDLFVFGGHKAHRVSVREASCWVIAWCALALAFAGLLRWYLNGEFGPEIAQRKMLEFLTGYLIEQSLSIDNMFIFVMIFGYFAVPPELQRRVLLYGVLGAIVMRGAMIFAGVWLVSQFAWLLYVFGVFLIITGIKMLVFAGHRPDLDKNPLLRWIRGHLRVTNGLHGEHFFVVQDGRHWATPMFLVLVLIEASDLVFAIDSIPAIFAVTTDPFIVFTSNIFAIMGLRALYFLLADMADRFHLLKYGLATVLVFIGSKMTLMPWLHMPVEWSLAIVGGIILTSVLLSLIMSRKEDRMRSL; encoded by the coding sequence ATGCAGCCTATGAGCATCGGCGAACCCTGGATGTGGGTCGCCTTCATCGCCTTCGTCCTGGCCATGCTGGCTCTGGATCTGTTTGTCTTCGGCGGGCACAAGGCACATCGGGTGTCAGTACGTGAAGCATCGTGCTGGGTCATTGCCTGGTGCGCGCTGGCGCTGGCCTTCGCGGGATTGCTCCGGTGGTACTTGAATGGCGAGTTCGGACCCGAGATCGCCCAGCGCAAAATGCTGGAATTCCTCACGGGTTATCTGATCGAGCAGTCGCTGTCGATCGACAACATGTTCATCTTCGTAATGATTTTCGGCTACTTCGCCGTGCCGCCGGAGCTGCAGCGCCGAGTGCTGCTGTACGGTGTGCTCGGGGCAATCGTGATGCGCGGGGCGATGATTTTCGCCGGCGTGTGGCTGGTGTCGCAGTTCGCGTGGTTGCTGTATGTGTTCGGTGTATTCCTGATCATCACCGGGATCAAAATGCTGGTATTCGCCGGTCACCGGCCTGACCTCGATAAAAACCCATTATTGCGCTGGATACGCGGCCATCTGCGCGTCACCAACGGACTTCATGGCGAGCACTTTTTTGTGGTGCAAGATGGTCGGCACTGGGCGACGCCGATGTTTCTGGTACTGGTGCTGATCGAAGCCAGCGACCTGGTGTTTGCGATCGACAGCATCCCGGCGATCTTCGCCGTCACCACCGATCCGTTCATTGTGTTCACATCGAACATCTTCGCGATCATGGGTTTGCGGGCGTTGTATTTCCTGCTGGCCGACATGGCTGACCGCTTTCACTTGCTCAAATACGGTTTGGCGACCGTATTGGTGTTCATCGGCAGCAAGATGACGCTGATGCCGTGGCTTCACATGCCAGTTGAATGGTCGCTGGCCATTGTCGGCGGGATCATTCTGACTTCGGTGCTGTTGAGCCTGATCATGAGTCGCAAGGAAGATCGAATGCGATCCCTGTAG